The following proteins are encoded in a genomic region of bacterium:
- a CDS encoding SPOR domain-containing protein has product MARRSTQPRELVRLTPLQFSLAVSIVVLLAAGSGLAGYLYGYRKAMEKPETVQSPPAADQGVTAPSGRPGVDSQAPVTFYTTLTEQREHTPAKRDPPATEAPGTASPPISTSTPAPAVETSAAVARSGAIMLQVASYGKREAASRLLESLGGEGYAGTVVRADLGDRGVWYRVRIGPYGGEKEAGRVLKKLREERNLKGFVVNSTQ; this is encoded by the coding sequence ATGGCTCGCAGGTCCACCCAGCCGCGGGAGCTCGTTCGCCTGACCCCGCTGCAGTTCAGCCTTGCGGTCAGCATCGTTGTGCTCCTCGCGGCCGGAAGCGGACTTGCCGGGTATCTCTACGGGTATCGCAAGGCCATGGAAAAACCGGAGACGGTCCAGTCGCCCCCCGCGGCCGACCAGGGGGTCACCGCCCCGAGCGGCAGGCCGGGTGTGGACAGCCAGGCTCCGGTGACTTTCTACACGACTCTGACCGAACAGCGGGAGCATACACCGGCAAAGCGGGATCCTCCTGCAACGGAAGCGCCCGGCACTGCCTCTCCTCCAATTTCTACGTCTACTCCTGCTCCTGCTGTTGAGACTTCCGCAGCAGTGGCCAGGAGTGGGGCCATCATGCTCCAGGTCGCTTCCTACGGAAAGAGAGAGGCCGCCTCCAGGCTCCTCGAGAGCCTTGGCGGTGAGGGCTATGCAGGGACCGTCGTAAGAGCCGATCTCGGCGACCGCGGCGTCTGGTACCGGGTCAGGATCGGGCCGTACGGGGGTGAGAAGGAGGCCGGACGGGTCCTGAAAAAACTGAGGGAAGAACGAAACCTGAAAGGTTTTGTGGTTAACAGTACACAGTGA
- a CDS encoding cell division protein ZapA, with product MPGRVDVEIFGKVYTVRGDKDPDYVRRVAEFVDRKMREISQVTETVSTSRIAILASLNIADELMTLLEESEELKVRIRDLTDRIGRSLGEKSP from the coding sequence ATGCCAGGCAGGGTCGATGTCGAGATCTTCGGGAAGGTATACACGGTCCGCGGCGACAAGGATCCCGATTACGTCCGCAGGGTTGCCGAATTTGTCGACCGAAAGATGAGGGAGATCTCCCAGGTCACGGAAACGGTCTCCACTTCGAGGATCGCCATCCTCGCGTCCCTGAATATCGCCGATGAGCTGATGACCCTTTTAGAGGAGTCAGAAGAGCTCAAAGTCCGTATCAGAGACCTTACTGACCGGATCGGAAGGTCACTGGGGGAGAAATCGCCCTGA
- a CDS encoding septum formation initiator family protein, which produces MKPGERQRVWIVLLLILAVFVAFSAAGERGFIRLNAMGSERDELRRRVSELTKGNADLAEEISLLRDDQATIETLARTELGMAREGETIYILPEVLTEGPGSGPR; this is translated from the coding sequence GTGAAACCGGGCGAAAGACAGCGGGTCTGGATCGTTCTGTTACTGATCCTGGCCGTGTTCGTTGCCTTCAGCGCCGCCGGCGAAAGGGGCTTTATCAGGCTCAATGCCATGGGGTCCGAGCGGGACGAACTGCGCCGCCGGGTCAGCGAGCTGACAAAGGGCAACGCTGACCTCGCCGAAGAGATCAGCCTGCTAAGGGATGACCAGGCTACAATTGAAACACTGGCCCGCACCGAGCTGGGAATGGCTCGTGAGGGAGAGACCATCTATATCCTGCCCGAAGTCCTGACCGAAGGTCCCGGAAGCGGGCCGCGATGA
- the rimI gene encoding ribosomal protein S18-alanine N-acetyltransferase, whose amino-acid sequence MAPESRSPVSRALQIRPMGTADLDQVVVIEGNSFNHPWSREQFQAELSRSHVSRCYVAEFANGDHGGGGPEGPRIAGFVTAWLVADEIHITDVAVHPDMRGRGVARVLLEHVLEEVRSHGGRWCQLEVRVGNTAARGLYGKLGFETLGGRRGYYSDGEDAVVMGKELDLQSSSGV is encoded by the coding sequence ATGGCCCCTGAGAGCCGATCCCCGGTCTCACGCGCCCTTCAGATAAGGCCCATGGGGACAGCCGACCTTGACCAGGTCGTCGTTATCGAAGGAAATTCCTTCAACCATCCGTGGTCCCGCGAACAGTTCCAGGCGGAACTTTCCCGTTCCCATGTCTCCCGTTGTTATGTGGCTGAATTTGCCAACGGCGATCATGGAGGGGGCGGCCCCGAAGGACCGCGGATAGCCGGCTTCGTGACGGCGTGGCTTGTCGCTGACGAGATCCACATAACCGATGTGGCGGTTCACCCCGACATGCGGGGGCGAGGGGTCGCCCGGGTCTTGCTGGAGCACGTGCTGGAGGAGGTGCGCAGCCACGGAGGGCGATGGTGTCAACTCGAGGTGAGGGTCGGCAACACCGCGGCCAGGGGACTGTACGGCAAGCTGGGTTTTGAGACCCTTGGCGGCCGGCGGGGGTATTACAGCGACGGTGAAGACGCGGTGGTGATGGGCAAGGAACTGGATCTGCAATCCAGTTCCGGTGTCTAG
- the tsaB gene encoding tRNA (adenosine(37)-N6)-threonylcarbamoyltransferase complex dimerization subunit type 1 TsaB — protein MIILAADTSTTSGSVAVSGSDGTVHAVELDPALPHSQTLLPGIQRALAAAGLSREDVQAVAVGIGPGAFTGLRVGLATLKGWSAAAGLPMVPVVSLDAAALPLLRMGVPAMVVSDARKGEVYAACYPRLDEHGLPVRKGEIDLVPIEEMERWIAEAGERGAHLAGTGVRYLLDKGIGSSLAADGETDRVPLAEDILAIAAVMVDLGMTVDAAAVVPSYVRLPDARPPSPGTVITGSGTRDNGP, from the coding sequence GTGATCATCCTTGCCGCGGATACCTCCACCACCAGCGGCAGCGTCGCGGTGAGCGGCTCAGACGGCACGGTCCACGCCGTCGAACTGGACCCTGCACTGCCCCACAGCCAGACCCTCCTGCCCGGGATCCAGAGAGCCCTCGCGGCAGCCGGGCTGTCCCGGGAGGATGTCCAGGCTGTCGCTGTCGGCATCGGACCGGGAGCATTTACCGGTCTGCGGGTGGGGCTTGCCACCCTGAAAGGCTGGTCGGCGGCGGCGGGCCTGCCCATGGTCCCCGTGGTTTCCCTTGACGCGGCGGCGCTCCCCCTGCTCAGGATGGGTGTCCCGGCCATGGTTGTTTCAGATGCCCGGAAAGGGGAGGTTTACGCGGCCTGCTACCCGCGGCTGGACGAACATGGACTACCGGTCCGGAAAGGTGAGATCGATCTTGTCCCCATCGAGGAGATGGAAAGGTGGATCGCCGAGGCAGGGGAAAGGGGAGCACACCTGGCAGGGACCGGGGTCAGATACCTTCTGGATAAGGGTATCGGGTCCTCCCTTGCGGCCGATGGCGAAACGGACCGTGTCCCCCTGGCAGAGGATATCCTTGCCATCGCCGCCGTCATGGTCGATCTGGGTATGACCGTGGATGCGGCCGCCGTCGTCCCGTCCTATGTCCGGCTGCCGGATGCGCGTCCACCGTCGCCTGGAACAGTGATCACAGGCTCAGGGACCCGCGACAATGGCCCCTGA
- a CDS encoding GGDEF domain-containing protein, whose product MNFTVNRAVVGHLSLLLPVLALVSLLLPVTGEGQLPASMYLGIQLSLVFAGMVLAVAAGKLDGKPLRIALADLRVQAGVFLMLGAGVQFGVHRWPLVPLVLFLFFPLTDFACRRSVLWLPALVPAVAAAGRYAFLREMEMALWAAAFLAYSVILGFRMSRDQRTILSSRSQFNRMKSDAEDVMKRVQQDDRGKTLDRIRGEEAAAAAALDEDDLLQKLLILGCRFFGARTGILLVPAETGYYRMRAAVHRGVKIVEELVPSDKGFIHIAVQRGGVLCVSDARSAGRSLGLYSDKTEVGSFLVKVLYDKDWAQDAGDGEGQGKIRCVLYFDSETVNKLSLDAVTSKRLEEFGALVFKAMRTAGLLHRMTTDMSVKDAIARYARNLTRSLKPEDLAEEALKAMLEALPECSGAAVLLYDDEDRALSVAASSGELVGGLKDAKIFRDEPSQMGLLLRRFAEMGSGPNPNGSSQAEILIHYKQARKSPFFLRGEKLDRITSFAAIPCYMGKEDGKTSLKAAIAAVSRKADVFRREEVEDLRTLAGMMAPALDNALQHRKVDNLSRTDGLTGLLNHRTFQIILDGKINSMSRYGQSMAVLMVDADKFKTVNDTYGHPVGDEVLVELAARLKALVRKNDAVARYGGEEFTVVLDSVDEHNARSIAEKMREAIASRPFATAAGQLSVTASFGFSVLRKDDTTTKREFLGRADQALYHAKESGRNRVVSYMEIEGAAARRNPYTGAEEAEVAGEVRS is encoded by the coding sequence ATGAATTTCACTGTCAACCGAGCGGTGGTCGGGCACCTGAGCCTTTTACTTCCCGTTCTCGCCCTGGTCTCCCTGCTGCTGCCGGTGACCGGAGAAGGGCAGCTGCCCGCTTCCATGTACCTGGGGATCCAGCTGTCCCTGGTTTTCGCGGGGATGGTCCTTGCCGTGGCGGCCGGGAAACTGGACGGAAAACCGCTTCGGATCGCCCTGGCCGACCTGCGCGTCCAGGCCGGCGTCTTCCTGATGCTCGGTGCCGGCGTCCAGTTCGGGGTCCACCGCTGGCCGCTGGTTCCCCTGGTCCTTTTCCTGTTCTTCCCCCTCACCGATTTCGCCTGCAGACGGTCGGTCCTCTGGCTCCCGGCCCTCGTCCCGGCCGTGGCGGCAGCCGGACGGTATGCGTTCCTGAGGGAGATGGAGATGGCGCTGTGGGCGGCGGCTTTCCTCGCATACAGCGTTATCCTCGGGTTCAGGATGTCCAGGGATCAAAGGACGATCCTCTCCTCCCGGTCCCAATTTAACCGGATGAAGAGCGATGCAGAGGATGTGATGAAACGGGTTCAACAGGATGACAGGGGGAAGACCCTTGACCGGATCAGGGGTGAGGAGGCTGCCGCCGCCGCCGCCCTGGACGAGGACGATCTCCTCCAGAAGCTGCTCATCCTGGGGTGCCGGTTCTTCGGCGCCAGGACCGGCATCCTCCTCGTCCCGGCGGAAACGGGCTACTACAGGATGCGGGCTGCCGTCCATCGCGGCGTGAAGATCGTCGAGGAGCTGGTCCCCTCCGACAAGGGCTTTATCCACATCGCCGTTCAGCGCGGCGGGGTCCTGTGCGTTTCCGATGCCCGGTCCGCGGGACGTTCCCTCGGGCTTTATTCCGACAAGACCGAGGTCGGCTCTTTCCTCGTCAAGGTCCTTTACGACAAGGACTGGGCACAGGATGCCGGGGACGGCGAAGGCCAGGGGAAGATCCGATGCGTGCTTTATTTCGACAGTGAGACCGTTAACAAGCTGTCCCTCGACGCGGTCACCTCGAAACGGCTGGAGGAGTTCGGGGCCCTTGTCTTCAAGGCGATGAGAACGGCCGGTCTTCTGCACCGCATGACCACCGACATGTCGGTAAAGGACGCCATTGCCCGGTATGCGCGGAACCTGACCAGGTCGTTAAAGCCCGAGGACCTGGCCGAGGAGGCGTTAAAGGCCATGCTGGAGGCGCTGCCCGAGTGCAGCGGGGCGGCGGTCCTGCTCTACGATGACGAAGACAGGGCTCTGTCCGTGGCGGCTTCTTCCGGAGAACTGGTCGGCGGGCTCAAGGACGCGAAGATCTTCCGGGACGAACCCAGCCAGATGGGGCTCCTCCTCCGCCGTTTTGCCGAGATGGGGAGCGGTCCCAATCCGAACGGATCCAGCCAGGCCGAGATCCTCATCCATTACAAGCAGGCCAGGAAGTCCCCTTTTTTCCTCAGGGGAGAAAAACTGGATCGCATCACCTCCTTTGCCGCCATTCCCTGTTACATGGGGAAAGAGGACGGCAAAACATCTCTCAAGGCAGCCATCGCGGCCGTATCCCGCAAGGCTGATGTCTTCAGGCGGGAAGAGGTGGAGGACCTGAGGACCCTCGCGGGAATGATGGCGCCGGCGCTGGACAACGCCCTCCAGCACCGGAAGGTGGACAACCTGTCCAGGACCGACGGGTTGACCGGCCTTCTCAACCACAGGACCTTCCAGATCATCCTCGACGGCAAGATAAACAGCATGAGCCGCTATGGGCAGTCCATGGCCGTGCTCATGGTGGACGCCGACAAGTTCAAGACCGTCAACGACACCTATGGCCATCCCGTGGGTGACGAGGTCCTGGTGGAACTGGCTGCCCGGCTCAAGGCCCTGGTGAGAAAGAACGACGCGGTTGCCAGGTACGGGGGTGAGGAGTTCACCGTGGTCCTCGACAGCGTTGATGAACATAACGCCCGGTCCATCGCCGAGAAGATGCGCGAAGCCATCGCTTCCAGGCCGTTCGCCACCGCTGCCGGACAGCTTTCCGTTACGGCCAGCTTCGGGTTCAGCGTTCTTCGCAAGGATGACACCACAACCAAGCGGGAGTTCCTCGGGCGGGCCGACCAGGCGCTGTACCATGCCAAGGAAAGCGGTCGCAACCGGGTCGTCAGCTACATGGAGATCGAGGGCGCTGCCGCCAGGAGAAACCCGTACACCGGAGCCGAAGAGGCGGAAGTGGCGGGGGAGGTCCGATCATGA
- a CDS encoding acyltransferase, whose amino-acid sequence MTKIAGIQFAAKEDPETSLGKALELAALAVERGAGLIAFPELCTTRWFPNRMRQGNFELAEAVPGPATERLCLFAAQNDVVIVYPFFEMAGKGRYFNSTAVIDAGGKLLGIYRKIHIPNVTGWQEKFYFLPGDKGFPVFDTRIGRVGVQISWDIFFPEGSRILALKGAQLIVVPTANAHASHDRWERMMAGNALANGLFFLRVNRVGREEKQTFYGKSFCMNPHGELVHKPAGARDSVHISTIDLDEIPRTRQEWAFFRDRREDQYVEIRGRLLSADGLGIPPGLYSGGADDE is encoded by the coding sequence ATGACCAAGATCGCCGGGATCCAGTTCGCGGCTAAAGAGGACCCGGAAACCAGCCTGGGAAAGGCCCTCGAACTGGCCGCTCTCGCCGTGGAACGGGGAGCGGGGCTCATCGCTTTCCCCGAACTCTGCACGACGCGCTGGTTTCCCAACAGGATGAGACAGGGGAACTTCGAGCTCGCCGAGGCGGTCCCCGGGCCGGCCACCGAGCGATTGTGCCTTTTCGCCGCCCAAAACGACGTTGTCATCGTCTACCCTTTCTTCGAGATGGCCGGCAAGGGCCGATATTTCAACAGCACGGCTGTTATCGACGCCGGCGGGAAATTGCTGGGTATCTACCGGAAGATCCACATCCCCAACGTGACGGGCTGGCAGGAGAAGTTCTACTTTCTCCCGGGGGACAAGGGGTTCCCGGTATTCGACACGCGGATCGGCAGGGTCGGAGTCCAGATAAGCTGGGATATCTTCTTCCCGGAAGGTTCAAGGATCCTGGCTCTCAAGGGGGCCCAGCTCATCGTCGTTCCCACTGCCAACGCCCACGCCAGTCACGACCGCTGGGAACGGATGATGGCCGGAAACGCCCTGGCAAACGGACTTTTCTTCCTGAGGGTCAACCGTGTCGGACGCGAGGAAAAACAGACTTTTTACGGGAAGAGCTTCTGCATGAATCCCCATGGCGAGCTCGTCCACAAACCGGCAGGGGCGAGGGATTCAGTCCACATATCAACCATCGACCTGGACGAGATCCCCAGGACCAGGCAGGAATGGGCTTTCTTCAGGGACCGCAGGGAGGACCAGTACGTGGAGATCAGGGGCAGGCTGCTCTCGGCGGATGGACTTGGTATCCCGCCAGGGCTTTACTCGGGAGGGGCCGATGATGAGTGA
- the argS gene encoding arginine--tRNA ligase, with protein sequence MKGTLSRIVRDALEMAAGEGEIQAKIPIPIIEMTRDRKFGDYATNVAMVLASRQGENPRQLAGKIAMRVSQADDAGFIAEVSVAGPGFINLTMTPGYWSYVLKGVLTDGARFARSDIGKGQKVQVEFVSANPTGPLHVGHGRGAALGDALANILQCAGYDVEREYYINDGGNQIRTLGVSVHARYLELCGVDAPFPEEGYKGEYVRDIAAKLREEEGDRYLEMETARAVEGIAVKAASWILDDIRDDLEQFGVVFDVWFSEKDLYDRGLVQQTLEDMEKRGGLYREDGALWFRSTDRDDDKDRVLVKSDGSLTYFASDVAYHRDKYERGFDRVVNVWGADHHGYVARMKAAVAALGRDMEDLQIVLVQLVSLVRKGQPVAMSTRGGQFVTLREVRDEVGRDAARFIFLTRKADSQLEFDLDLAKERSNDNPVYYVQYAHARICSILRNAAEQGIPMPDPETVEFGLLDLPEEKELIRHMAALPDVVEGAALSMEPHRITNYLRDIATTLHNYYYHHKVLTDDAAVTSARLSLVLGVRTAVATALALLGVAAPERM encoded by the coding sequence TTGAAGGGAACACTGAGCCGTATCGTCAGGGACGCACTTGAGATGGCCGCCGGTGAGGGAGAGATCCAGGCCAAAATACCCATACCGATCATCGAGATGACGAGGGACCGGAAGTTCGGCGATTACGCCACAAACGTGGCCATGGTCCTAGCTTCCAGGCAGGGAGAGAACCCCCGGCAACTGGCAGGGAAGATCGCCATGAGGGTTTCACAGGCCGACGATGCGGGTTTTATCGCCGAGGTGTCGGTAGCGGGTCCGGGCTTTATCAACCTGACGATGACACCCGGGTACTGGTCCTACGTCCTGAAAGGGGTTCTCACCGACGGAGCCCGATTCGCCCGTTCGGATATCGGCAAGGGACAGAAGGTCCAGGTGGAGTTTGTGAGCGCCAACCCCACAGGCCCTCTCCACGTCGGTCACGGAAGGGGTGCGGCCCTGGGCGACGCGCTGGCCAACATCCTTCAGTGCGCCGGTTACGACGTCGAGAGGGAATACTACATCAACGACGGCGGTAACCAGATCCGCACCCTCGGAGTCTCGGTCCACGCCCGCTACCTGGAGCTTTGCGGTGTGGATGCCCCCTTTCCGGAAGAGGGTTACAAGGGAGAGTACGTGCGGGACATCGCCGCTAAGCTGAGGGAGGAGGAAGGGGACCGTTACCTGGAGATGGAAACGGCCCGGGCGGTGGAAGGGATCGCGGTCAAGGCCGCGTCCTGGATCCTGGACGATATCCGGGATGACCTGGAACAGTTCGGGGTCGTGTTCGACGTCTGGTTCTCGGAAAAGGACCTTTATGACCGCGGCCTCGTGCAGCAGACCCTCGAGGACATGGAAAAAAGGGGGGGACTTTACAGGGAGGACGGGGCCCTGTGGTTCCGCTCCACCGACAGGGATGACGACAAGGACCGGGTCCTGGTCAAGAGCGATGGCTCCCTGACCTATTTCGCTTCCGACGTGGCTTACCACAGGGACAAGTATGAGCGTGGTTTCGACCGGGTGGTCAACGTCTGGGGCGCCGATCACCACGGGTATGTCGCCAGGATGAAAGCGGCGGTGGCCGCTCTTGGCCGGGACATGGAAGATCTGCAGATCGTGCTGGTCCAGCTTGTCAGCTTGGTCAGAAAGGGCCAGCCGGTTGCCATGAGCACGAGGGGCGGTCAGTTCGTGACGTTGAGGGAAGTCCGCGACGAGGTTGGCAGGGATGCTGCCCGGTTCATCTTCCTGACCCGCAAGGCCGACAGCCAGCTGGAGTTCGATCTGGATCTCGCCAAGGAGAGGAGCAACGACAACCCGGTCTACTATGTGCAGTATGCCCATGCCAGGATCTGCAGTATCCTGAGGAACGCCGCCGAGCAGGGGATCCCGATGCCCGATCCTGAAACCGTCGAGTTCGGCCTTCTGGACCTGCCGGAGGAAAAGGAGCTCATCCGCCACATGGCCGCACTACCCGACGTCGTGGAAGGAGCGGCGTTGTCCATGGAACCTCACAGGATCACCAACTACCTTCGTGATATCGCGACGACCCTGCACAACTACTATTATCACCACAAGGTCCTTACTGATGACGCCGCCGTCACCTCGGCCCGGCTGAGCCTGGTCCTGGGTGTGAGGACCGCTGTCGCAACTGCCCTGGCCCTGCTGGGCGTGGCGGCGCCCGAGAGGATGTGA
- a CDS encoding phosphoglucomutase/phosphomannomutase family protein, with product MLEIKFGTSGWRGIIADEFTFERARFVTAAIARYMVESGEARRGVLVGHDTRFMGEDFAADAARILSGMGLAVYLCAEPVPTPAVAYLILSRGLGGGVNFTASHNPSNYQGIKFSTSWGGPALPETTGRIEELVRQYREQGLPPRSPKPGRVETVDPAPEYLARLSSIVDLGLVARSGPPVFYDALYGTGAGYLDRVLEDAGCSVTTIHGNPDPLFGGAPPEPSEGRLAQLAGIVAENKGLGLSTDGDADRFGIVGSAGEFYPPNTVLALLADYLIRVKGVQGDLARSVATTGLLDTIAAAHGRRCYETPVGFKYIGQMISGDRLVMGGEESAGMSVRGHVPEKDGILACLLVAEMVAAAGRTLSELAAELADRYGPRFSKRVNLPLTEELVTGLRELLETPPREVGGQEARDLVTIDGTKWVFDDRTWVLLRLSGTEPVARLYVEADREERVADLTRAFRKWISGGTNG from the coding sequence TTGTTGGAGATCAAGTTCGGCACATCGGGATGGCGCGGCATCATCGCGGACGAGTTCACATTCGAGCGGGCGCGGTTCGTGACGGCGGCCATCGCCCGTTACATGGTGGAGAGCGGTGAAGCCCGACGCGGTGTCCTCGTCGGCCATGACACCAGGTTCATGGGTGAGGATTTCGCCGCCGACGCGGCCCGTATTCTCAGCGGCATGGGCCTGGCTGTTTACCTGTGCGCCGAACCGGTGCCCACTCCCGCCGTGGCTTACCTGATCCTGTCCCGGGGGTTGGGCGGCGGTGTCAACTTCACTGCCAGCCACAACCCCAGCAACTACCAGGGGATCAAGTTCAGCACCTCCTGGGGAGGGCCGGCCCTTCCCGAGACAACCGGGAGGATCGAGGAGCTGGTCAGGCAATACCGGGAGCAGGGCCTTCCCCCCCGGTCACCGAAACCGGGACGCGTCGAGACCGTCGATCCTGCCCCGGAGTACCTCGCGAGACTTTCTTCCATCGTGGACCTCGGGCTCGTGGCACGCTCGGGCCCCCCTGTTTTCTACGATGCTCTTTACGGGACCGGCGCCGGATACCTGGACCGGGTACTTGAGGACGCCGGGTGCTCCGTCACCACCATCCACGGGAACCCGGATCCGCTTTTCGGGGGCGCCCCGCCGGAACCTTCCGAGGGGCGGCTTGCCCAGCTGGCCGGTATCGTTGCCGAAAACAAGGGGCTGGGGTTATCCACCGACGGAGACGCGGACCGTTTCGGTATCGTGGGCAGCGCCGGAGAGTTTTACCCTCCGAATACCGTCCTCGCTCTGCTGGCTGATTACCTCATCCGCGTGAAGGGTGTCCAGGGAGACCTGGCCCGCAGCGTGGCCACCACGGGACTTCTCGATACCATCGCCGCGGCCCACGGCCGCCGGTGCTACGAGACGCCCGTCGGGTTCAAGTATATCGGGCAGATGATCTCCGGGGACCGCCTTGTCATGGGCGGCGAGGAGAGCGCCGGGATGTCGGTAAGAGGCCATGTTCCCGAAAAGGACGGGATCCTCGCCTGCCTGCTGGTCGCCGAGATGGTGGCGGCAGCGGGCCGGACACTGTCCGAGCTTGCGGCCGAACTGGCGGACAGGTACGGGCCCAGGTTCTCGAAGAGGGTGAACCTCCCTCTCACCGAAGAGCTGGTAACGGGGCTTCGCGAGCTTCTGGAAACCCCGCCCCGGGAGGTTGGAGGACAGGAGGCCCGGGACCTTGTCACCATTGACGGTACCAAGTGGGTTTTTGACGACCGGACGTGGGTGCTCCTGAGACTGTCGGGAACGGAACCCGTGGCAAGGCTGTACGTGGAGGCAGACAGGGAAGAGAGGGTTGCGGATCTTACACGGGCCTTCAGGAAATGGATCTCGGGAGGCACGAATGGCTGA